The nucleotide sequence TAGACAGCCGGCTGGGAGTGGGTGGGTTAGCAGGGGCTGGGGCTCCATTTGAAGGCTCAGTTTTGGAGTGCACCCTGGGAATGCCCATGCTATTGGAAGGTCCCACACGTGACATAAGTCCCCTTTTGGCCCCTATTCCACTACGCACAGGGATCTTCATGGTTCGAGTCTCCTCCTTTGATGTAGGAGACCCTGGAGTTGTCCCCTCTCGAAGGTCaacctccctctctttcctccactTGGAGCAGAGGCTCGGTGGAGGTCGTGGGAGTGGGGAGGTTGGGGGTGACAAGGCGTCATAGGATCGGAGGCCTTTCACCAGAGTGTGGCACTCCAGTGTTTCACCCACACGGGAGTATGACCTCGCTGTATCCCTCTCAGGAGTTGGCAAGTCGGAGTACTCTTCTGGCTGTGACTGGCTGAACTCAGGTATACTGGAGGGCATCCAGTTCTCCTTCACAGGTGTGGATGCCACTGCTGTCTTAGTGTGCTTTGTTAAACCTCCATCAGGCAAAGGCATCACAGCACTTGTTGTCATGGTGGGCGTCTCTCTCACCTGTGCTTGTGACTGGAGCCTCTCTGGAGCATTTACAGATGATTGTGATTGGCTCTCAGATCTCTGGTACCTTAACAACCCAGCCCTGGTGTCACTGTGAGAAAGTATTCCACTTGTATGAAGAGAGTGAGGTACAGACTCATCAAAACAAGAGCCATTAGATTTACTCTGAATAGGGCGAGTATTTTCTGTCACTGGCAGGCCAAACCTATGTCTATGAGTGGAGGTCTGGCTTTTAACACAAAGGGCAGGCGTATCAGTAGGTAAAGCAGAAGAGTTTGTAGAGGAACTGGGTAAAGATTCAGTGGTCATTGAAaccatgtgttcatgtgaaatGTCAGCTTCTTTGTCAAGTCCTGTTGCCTTCAGTTGGCCTTTCAGCACATAAGTAATGTTCTCAGGCCTGTGTTGCTTGACTGTGAAGCTACGTCCATGCTGAGAATGACTAAATGTAGCAATGTGCGAGTCCTGAACTGCTTCCATGCTCCGGTTAGTTGCTTGGCTGTCCTGAGACCTGCTCCCTCTACCCAGAACAGGTTCTTGGTCAATGGGGGAGCATGTGCCGTCAGTCTCTGGGGAGctacaaagcacagctgtggtCTCGTGGTCAGAGGAGCTGTTAGAGTGATAACTGGTCGACGTCGGGCTGCTGCCCAGCTCAGGGAAGCTCTTGAGCATGGACGAGTTATGCAGATGCGTGTCGCTGTGGAGGTGATGGGAAAGTCTGTGGGAGCTGGAGCTTCTCAGGCTGCGTCGACTCCAAGTGTGGCTCAAGTTCTTCTCTAGGAGTTTCTCCAGCTCATCTTGTTTCTCCTGACTGTGAGGCTCTCTGGCAAGGCTGAGGCTCGGGTCAAGCCCCGTACAAACCGCCAGAGAGCGACGCTTTTCCCCCATCTCACGTTGACGCTCCAGACGTTTCTGCTCCTTCAGCTCACGCTCTGCATTCTCCTGTAGAAAAGGGAAAGAATCATTAATTAGTCTGTGACTCTTAGTGCTGAGTTAAGTCTATACATCTAACTCTTTCAGACTTCCATCAATGTCTAAATTTAACCTGGACAGCCTTTTGGAAGCGGTGGCAAAACGAATGGAAGACCCTGCAAGCCTCCTCTAGTTTGAAGGTGCTGTCATCTTCACAGAAGAACTCCACCAGAGCCTGACTAGACATCCTCATGccctccacctcatcctctgcCTCTTTCAGACGCTCCTCAGCCGCCTGCACACAGGAATAGTTTACACAGTCATCTTTTGAAACGTTCTCTGCATTTGGATTCTTGTGCATATTTATTACCCTACATAAAAACAATGCTGGGATTGGCTGGTTGTAAACCATTAGataatgttttaatatattacAGACTATGTTTTATACCTCTAGGAAAGGTTGTGTATGCTGCTGAATCTCTGCCTCAGTCTGGATGTTTTCCTTGAGCGCCACCACTCTGCTTTTTAACTTGGATAAGTCTTCCAGCACTGACTCCTCACCCAACCTGCAGTGAAGGAGAGGACATATAATAGACAGTTATGATAAGAACTGTACATAAATAGCTAACATGTCTCACATAACCAAAAATAGgtaataaatgaatgcaaatgatCCAAAGTGTCCAGGAATTTAAATTTTCAAATGGGCTCTGACTTGAGTTCTGTCAATTTAtatgcaccaaaaaaaaaaaaaagattgcatTGCATGAGTGAT is from Siniperca chuatsi isolate FFG_IHB_CAS linkage group LG8, ASM2008510v1, whole genome shotgun sequence and encodes:
- the fhdc2 gene encoding FH2 domain-containing protein 1, encoding MLINLTVAIKESRAFHGTQPAPDAVEVTAMDSRPVLVATPPPPLAPPPPPPPPPPPPPPPAPSSSSPFSRSDSARRSRLRKLNWERIPKEKVEGRKSVWSGAAPGEDEFPIDLHSLDELFSQKDSKPQDRTSTLRRRSSLLRCRSPQNSSEEISLLDSKRSMNIGIFLRQFKMPAKEMVEDIRQGAGDRYGAEKLTELCKLLPDNEEESRLRRFSGERSWLGEPDLFMLLLVEVPSFRLRLDAMILQQEFDPAVTSLCVAARCLREAARELLSCPELHSILRLVLKAGNYMNAGGYAGNAAGFRISSLLKLADTKANKPGMNLLHFVAMEAVKKDQSLLSFPSQLGHVGSASRLGEESVLEDLSKLKSRVVALKENIQTEAEIQQHTQPFLEAAEERLKEAEDEVEGMRMSSQALVEFFCEDDSTFKLEEACRVFHSFCHRFQKAVQENAERELKEQKRLERQREMGEKRRSLAVCTGLDPSLSLAREPHSQEKQDELEKLLEKNLSHTWSRRSLRSSSSHRLSHHLHSDTHLHNSSMLKSFPELGSSPTSTSYHSNSSSDHETTAVLCSSPETDGTCSPIDQEPVLGRGSRSQDSQATNRSMEAVQDSHIATFSHSQHGRSFTVKQHRPENITYVLKGQLKATGLDKEADISHEHMVSMTTESLPSSSTNSSALPTDTPALCVKSQTSTHRHRFGLPVTENTRPIQSKSNGSCFDESVPHSLHTSGILSHSDTRAGLLRYQRSESQSQSSVNAPERLQSQAQVRETPTMTTSAVMPLPDGGLTKHTKTAVASTPVKENWMPSSIPEFSQSQPEEYSDLPTPERDTARSYSRVGETLECHTLVKGLRSYDALSPPTSPLPRPPPSLCSKWRKEREVDLREGTTPGSPTSKEETRTMKIPVRSGIGAKRGLMSRVGPSNSMGIPRVHSKTEPSNGAPAPANPPTPSRLSSPRSISMRSSPITRPATVQTEVKRSNSTRERTVSEPQTPGKPTLTRRTSDRSVPEKVSSNTQPAFIRGSPLRVSKRLAPNSETQVPSQPHTTHSPSSATAKTIRTAVISAARNKTAKTTSTSTSPASSKIPTASRIPGPKMPRASAAQPLWR